The nucleotide sequence CTGCCCTCAGCTCCTAAAGGCAGCTTGCAGTTTTTGCCCTGTGGGCTTTCCCTGCATGCCTGCTTACTGCGTCTAGCCTGCAAGGAGAGCCTCTTGAGTGAGTCCACCAGCAAACAGGAGTCATATAGAAACAACCACTGGAGGGATATCACACCTCTTTTGCTATatctattggttagaagcaagcATGCACAAGAGGAGGGATTATACAAGGGCATGAACACCAGGAGGTGGGAGTCTGGAGGGCCACCTTAGAATCTGTTTGCCACAGTGGAAGCCCTCATTGGTCCCGCAGAGAGAGACTGAGGATTATTATGTGCCTGGAACAGAGGTAGAAGCACCAGTGAAGCAAAGATGAGTCAGCCCCACCCTGCTCAAGGGGCCTGCCCACTGTCTAGGGATAGGGGCTCCGAGCAGGTTCCTGCCCGACTATGGGGAAAGGGCTGTAGCAAAGGTATGTGCACAGGCTCCTCTGTGGGGACCGTAGGAAAGAATGCTCATGTCTGGAAGAACCAAAAAGGCTTTACAGAAGATGTGTTCTGTGAGGGCCTCAAAGATCAAATAGGTAGGAGTTTGACAGGTAAAGAAGAGCGTGGGTTTCCAGGTAGAAAGAAAAGCATATGTCAGTACCAGGTGTGTGTGATAAAATTGTAAGCTCAGTGAGGCATAAACAGATGGTGTTGGAGAGAGGATTTCTGGCTATAATTGTATTCTGTTATTTACACTATTCTTCATTGTTCGTATTTTTAAGAGGGTCTTTTTTTTACACATCATAGGTGGAGCTATATACCTTTCTGGAATTGACATGATACATGGCACACCCGTACTAGACATAAAGCCCTACATAGCTGATTATGACTCACCACAAAATTTGATGGAACCTTTAGAGGATGTTAATTTGCAGAATAACCAACATAAACCAAAAACTGTGTCCCGGTCTAATGGCAAAACTGATAGTTGTGATCAACGACAGCTCTCGGGACTCAAGGAGCCACAACCCCACCATAGCTCTAAGGAGAAACCTAAATGTCCTGAAGACAGAACTTCGCAAGACAACTACATGAAACACAACGACACAGCAAAAATCCAGCAGCCCTTGCCCAAGCACAGGGAGGTAGCCGTGGATTTTGGTTTGGAATCAAAAAGTGATCAAAGTCTAAGTGTGGCAGAAGAGCAGACTAGCCCAAATTGCCTGGAGAAGAGCTCTTCAGAGGAAGGCACCGATGAGAGGCTACAGAGAGTAGAAGGAGCAGCGGTCCCCCAAGGAGGCAGTGCAGGGACCCAGCCCGTGCCTCACTGTCCTGCCAGGACACCTGACGGAGCCCCCCGTAGTGTGGTTCCTGCCTGGGTGAGAAAGGCCCCTGTGGCCACATTAGAAGTGCGGTTTACTCCTCACGCTGAGATGGACCTTGGGCAGCTCAGTTCAGGAGGTGAAACAGGTACCTTTGGTTTCTTAGTTCTGAATGAGGGATGAACTTTTAATGAGATTTAGCCAAGCTTGGTATTTCTGAGGGCAGTCATTGATATAGGGAGTATTTGACAGTATGACTGTTTTTAAGAAACATGGGAGTATAGATTACTATTTGGGTATCACCATCATAGGATAACTTTGATTTGACAGCTACAGATGCTCAGTAAAGCGTTTGCAGAGAATGGTGCTGCCTCGTGGGGCAGCCCGTGATTTACAGCCCCTTGTTTGCCTGTTAAAATAGTTCTTGGAGTTTCCAGACTTCATTCAGAAGCTAAATTTTGCTTGTTCTATACTTTCGTACattaagttttctcatctgctatACTATCTGACTAGAGCAGTGTTGCATTTTATTCTGACAGTCACATAGCTAATAGCTCAGTTTCTGGCACAGGGCACTCTAGGGGCTCAGAATAAGAGGGGAATAACCTCTGAGCACAGAACTGTCCCCACAGAGTCCCAGCACTAGAGACATGCACTTGACTGCAGAAGAGAGGCCACAGGGCTCTTACTGGCAGCCTGTTTACTTTAACACGTGGTTCTTAACAAACACTATCTGGTTTCCCCAGCCTATAGCAGATCTGAGCTATAGGATCGAATCTAGAATGAAGGGAGGAGTTGTTAAGAAGTGGATATAGTGACGCCAGTAAGAAGTAGCCAGTTACTGAGGAGATGTCAGGTTTCCGAAGGGTAAAAAGCTATTCTTTGTGTTACAACTCAGTAAAGAGCCAACATAGCCATATAAAGAGggagattcattcatttactctatAATTGTTCACTGAGCTGCTGCTGGGTGCCAGACACTGGTCTAGGCCCTTGacatacatcagtgaacaaaacagatcaaaccaatccctgccctcatggagcttgcattctaatggggaggagagagacaaacTAAAAGCATAATAAGTAAGCAAGTAATTGTactaaacatataaaaacatgtgTTAAGAAAAAGTGATAAGGGTTATAGAAGAATTTGAAAGAGAATAGAGCAGGGGTTGGGGTATTACACTTTTAAATAGGTGGCCAGAGTAGGCCTCACTGAGAAGACACATACAAGCAAAGGCCAAAGAGGTGAAGGAGTAAGTGTCCAGGGAAAGGACATGCCAGCCTGAGGGACAGCCATTGCACAGCCCCAAGGCAGAGAGTGCATGGCATGTTTGAGGTCACATGGCCAGAGCGGACTGAGGAAGGGCAGAGTGGAAGGAGCTGAGGTCAAAGAGGCTACAGGGAGGGGATAAAGTCACACAGGGTTTTATAGGCCACTGTAAGGACTTGAGTTTTGATCTTGGGAGCAGTGGAAGGCAGAGGAATTTGATGTCAATATCCCCAGAGAGATATTGGGGATATTGCAGTCAGATCACTGCCTGGAGTGGGCTATGGATGATTTTATGGGATGTCACACCTCAATGGCATGCAAAGGCAGGCTAGAATTACTTACTCAGACAATGACGCCTTTCATTCTACATCCAGAAAACAAAGGTTTAAACAACTGTAGACATTAGATTTTCACCTGCTTTAAAAGGAGGGACAGAATGAAGAGGATAGGAGGGGGTTTGGCTTTGAGAATGGAACCTGAAGGAAGTCCTCCTGATGGGGAAAAGATATAAAAGTTGGGGCTGGTGGCAAATGCCACAGTTTACTCTGGAgatttcctcatttcttcctgTCAGGGCCACAGCCAGCCCACACTCTTGCCTTTTGCAATAAGGCCAAGGCACATCTTCTTTGGCATGGAGGCAGCCACCTGCCAGGGCTCAAGCACTGGTTTCAGCCACGACATGCCAACCTTGGTGACCTTCACCTCTGCATGTGACAGCACCATGGATGTGAACAGTGCCGTCATTCGAGGCTTGTGCTGCTTGTTCTTTCCCGcggctttatttttaaacaaagcttttgattttaaaattgatctctttatttaaaattttttgtttatagagATCAGTAATCACTGTATACCATTAATGGGAGGAGGAAGGTCAGGTGCAAAAGGATTTGTGGTGGAACAAAGCAGTGCTGCCTAATAGATACTTTGTGTTTACCCCTTGTCTTGTGGTTACTGTTGAATGCTACCTACTGTGGacagttttggtttttaaactACAGTGCATTGTGTCTGTGGTGTTTCAAATATGTCTTACTGATTTTAGAAAATggttaaaaggagaaattatgcAATATAACTATAAAACAGGAACTGATTGATAGCAAATGGCAGAATTCAGAGCCAGTACAGAAATGAGAAATCACTTGGGGAAGTTCTGAGTCTAAGAGGTGAAGGGTGTTGAAACGGGAGGAAATTGGTGCTGGAACAGAGGCCTGAGCAGAGTGCCATGGGCTAGTCGGGGAGAGAAGAATTCTGACTTGAGTGTGGGTGGGGAATgtggggaggcttcctggaggaaatgGCGTTTGAGCTAAGCCCAGGAGGATGAGAGTAGGCAGGGAGTCAAGGTGCCTGGAGCCTCTACCAGAAACGCTGTCACTGAGGATTGTGAAAAATCCGTCTTTTCTCTGAGCCATGCAATAAAGGAATCTTCTCACCCTATCAATTATTTCTGACCAAAAGTTTTACTTCATGGCCATGTTTACCAACTGACTTGTTGGATATAGCCCAGAGTGAGTTTTGGCTCTTTATAAAAATCTAATCCACTTTAAGAAGGGTAAAGATGTACTCACTCCAGAGATATTTTGAGCAgggatgactttttaaaaacatatacctTCCTGGAAGGGGCTGGCCTTCATTTGGATATATATTATGTTGTAGTTATTAAAAACTAGATcacagttactttttaaaatttaattgttgtacattatttttaaaaattaaaatacattagaaaGGACACAGACATAAGTAGTTTTGCCACTTGACAGGGCAAGCGTCTGTTTACCTGAAATATGCACTTGGGTGGAACAGAGTGGCTGGGTCCCTACTGATGACGTTGAACTTTCTCAGTGTCTCTGTTTCACTGTTGTCCTGGGACTCTTTCATGTCCTCGTTCCTTAGGGATGTGGTGTTACTTGTAACTGTGATGCTGTGACACCAGCCATCTGGTGCAGTCTCCCTTGCCTGTATAGTTAGTATTCTCCGTATGTGTGGGTTCAGTTCTCTTTCTTGTGGCTTCCTGAGAATACTGGGGCTGTCACGCATTTCCTTGTCTCTGTtctgagaagaaaaagacaaggaaTTAAAGTCTACATCGAGTATAGAAAAGTAACATTTTGGTTAACAGAAAATGAAAGCTTACCTCACCTAGTTAGGAAACTAAGGGAAAATACCATGATTTTTTtgttcagtaaaataaaaatttgggggTGCACAAGTTAAATCTAATGACAATAAATAACTTTTGAAGGTGACATTCTCTGTAATGACCAAATAGATTTCCAAACCCTGTTCATTTCAAGTAATGTTTAAGGAACCAACCAAATTCCATATTGAAGTTTGTTATAATGAAATTTAACCTGCATTAAGTTGCGTTCTTCTCATTGCAGATGTTGGTCAGGCGCcgtttaaatattttcagtcagCAGAGGAGGCAAAGCGTGCCATAGAGGCTGTGCTGTCAGCCGATCCTCGGTCTGTGTACCGCCGGAAGCTCTGCCAGGACCGCCTTTTCTACTTTACTGTGGACATAGCGCATGTCACTTGCTGGTTTGGTGATGGCTTTGCAGAGGTTCTAAGGATCAAACCGGCTTCTGAGCCTGTTCAGATGACTGAGCCTGTGGAGTCCTTGAAGCCTCCATCGTGTCTTTAGACAGCCTCATTGACCTTTGTTGGCTTCTGGATTTTCTGTACAAGCTGATGATGTGCAGATAAGCAATACTTTGTGATCTCAGTGCTTTGATTGATTTGGgctgttcaaaatatttatttgaaaaacatgtattttaataaacttaaCTGAGAGATATAATATATAGAGAAATTGATGCGTGCTTTTTGACCTGTTGATATTAAAGAATCCATAGATGATACTGTCTTTGATTTCTGAAAGAAGTTGATTGTTCTTGGCACACTTGATAAAATTAGGCAGAGATCATTCTAGCAGAGACTTTCAAGTTTAGGGATCTGTTTAACAATTCACATTGGTTTTCTGCCTGGAAAAGCCTGACCTCTCTATTATATTCTAAATCAAACTGAGTTACTATGTCTTAGGAAACTAACAAATCAAAAACAAGTGGTTATAGATATCTTTAGAGATTAAACCCTGTGTTTCAGAGACTTTGTGACACATTATGTAGTTAATCTGATTCTAAAATAGAGACTCTGAAATTTCTTTGGATATCTttgtatcagaaaagaaaatcaccccccaaaattaaagaaaatgattactggtttttaaattttatttactctgTGACTATTGAGAACCTCCTATGGGTTAGGAGGTTTTGGTGATAGAATGAGAAGAACAAGATGTAGTTCTGGTTGCAAGTCATGGTTAGTGGAAGAAGTAAGATATATGCAAATTACTGTATTACAGTTTGATTGATATAGTAATTAAGTCTGTACACACAGTTCCTGTGTAATACTACACAAACAGTTGTAAGAATGTATTACCTACAGGTGATTTTAATGACATGATCTCAGATAACTGAGGGTTTGTGATCATTGTAACCAAATTCGGCACCTGTCAACATGACAGGCTTTCCTAATCACAACTGTAAATCTTAATAGCTGATTGATCATGGTGTTGAAATGAGCCTCACTGCCTGTGGATACTTGTGCAGACTCATTTGTGGCTGGTGACACTGTGCTGAACCAAACTGGTTTGTAGTTGTCTTTGATATTACTTAGAACTTTTGGGGAagcatctttaattttattttttagagctgtttatcttaaaagaattataaattcaTAGGAAGTTGCTGAAATAGTACAGAGGTCCAATGTACCTTTCACCCAACTTCTTCCAGTGGTTACATCTTACATAACTGTAGTGTAATGTTAAAGGTAGAAAGTTGACATTGGTGCAGTCTACCCTTTAGTTTGATTTCgatttcttttcccttaaaagttattttgaagcTGAATCTGGGCTTGAAGCACAAAATGTCAGTATTTAATATGCAACAATGACTCTGGGAGGTGATAAACCAGCCTCTAACAAGAGGACTATTAAGTTGTTTGTGGTTTTATTATACATTCTCAGGATTTTAGACCTAAAAAGGATCTTAAATATAATCCAGCTGGGTTTTCTGCCAGTTCACGAATCTCCTCGATATTCCCAGTGATTGGCGTCCAGGCCCTGCCAAAACACCTTCAGAGATTAGGTCTTTACCCTGAGCTGTGCAACTCATTCTGTATGGGTAATGCTCATTATTAAAATGTGCTTCCGGTAATTGAGATCAACTCTGTTCTCCAATAACCCTGCCCACTAGTGGTGCCACTCAGAATGAGGCCGGCCCACCCTCCCAAGTTAGCCTGTCGGACCACCCCATCCCTTGGTGTTCTCTGGGCTGAGCACCCCCCCATTTCTTCAGCTGTTTCTCATATAATGTGATCTCAAGGCTCTCCCCACTCCAGTCCTTCTTGGGTCCCCATGTGAGTGTTTGTCTCTGTGGACGTGTACTTCAAGTGTCCTCTGTTAGGAAATTTGTATCTGTAGTTCATGAACCTCCATCTTTCTGAGAGACATAGTTTGAAGCACAAATTTGAAACAAGCTGTCTGTTCCTTTTCAtcttggaaacttttttttattaagagaATTTATTCTCATCCTTTACTGTTTGCATTCTTCCATCTAAGCTCATTCCACAAACACAGAGAATTAAATATAGTTGATTTGtagaacaaaagaaatcaaaagttcTCTCAAACCTTCCATCAAGCAgtttaaaaattgtcattgaTTTTAAGTCCTGAATCAAGGTTCTCTTGGTATACCTCTGTGGCTATGtgtatattcacacacacacacacacacacacacacacacacacacacacacgcacacacgcacacacacatacatgcaaataCACACTAATCCTGAAAATGAGATGGAAataaactgtaagaaaataaccCCAAAGTGCTGTAATTATGACTATCAAAAATAGTGTTGCAGCTGGGGAGTAGTTTTGTGTTCCATCTGCATCAGGATCGCATTTGGGAGATCCTTTTTACTTGGTAAGGTGGGGGGAGTACATCAAAAGGAAGAGGTTGATTGATTCTTGGTTCCTTAAATAGTTAGACTCTTTGGCCAAATTTTTGGAAAAGGGATTACGTCACAATTAAAGTTGCAGTTTCAGGACTGTTTTagaaacttttccaaaagaaggaagggaaacaaTTCGCTACCAGGCGTAAATGATACCAACTTTAATTTTTAGCCTTTGCTTTTTGGTGCCTATAGGGGGAGCCCTTGATAGCAGATTCCCCATCCCTACCCACCAGCCTCCGCTACTTGTTTGGAGGAAAACTTGAGTAGTTCAAGCTGTTTGGGTAATTTTGGCTTTTAGTCCACCTGCCCCAGCTTTGAAGAACAATAACTTCTACAAGAAAATGCTGATGTTTGGCAAGAGATTAGAAGGATGAGtggcatttattaaatttttcttaagtatAAGTTTGGCTTATGGGGTGGGATCAATTATTCCAGCATGTGGAGTTCTGCATAACCAGGTAGACTCATTAGCTAAACCCCTGGGCATGGGTGGACAAGGCATTCCTCCTGTTTATGTGTTTGTGACTTTTTTCCTTGGAGAGTGGAAAATGAAGTTGACATGATTCAACCTCTTAttggtagttttctttttatgatacAGTCCCAAAGAAGGCAGAAGAGGACTCAATAATACAGAAAGTCTGCATCAATTACCGAGCTTTTATCACGTCTTTGGCATTGGGCTATGTGCTTTTTGTACGTTGCTCGGAGGTTAAGTAACGtgctcaagctcacacagctCGTCAGCTGTGCATCTAGGATTTCAGCCTACCAGCCTGGCCTGAGTCTGCTCCCTTCTCAGCCTGGCTCTACCGCCTTCCCCTACAGATGCAGATGCTTAGCCAATCACACTGGTTTATTGGAAGGTCAGCGGTTCCATATACTAAAGCACAGGACACATTAGCAGAGTGAAGTTCGTGAAACCCCAACCACTAAATGAGGTACGTGGGGAGGAATAAGGGCAGAAACGCCCATTCCCACCAGATCTGCATGGAGCCCCCTGGGAAGCAGGGTGGGAAATGTGAACAGCCCTGTTTTCTGCCCTGCCACGTGGTAGCTGCGTGACCAGGCTATCGGATTCAGGGCACTTCAATGGGAAAATGAGGCTGGCTCTGCAGATTTACCTCCAATTTGGGCCTTAACCTGTTAGCATGCTGCTCTTTAAGGCTTGGCCATCCTGGATCTTGGGCAACCAGCCCTTGGTGGTAGGGAGCATTCCTTGGTCCCTGGAGCCCCCTGATCACTCAGACAGCCATTTAGCTTCTGGACATCTCCCAGCTTACTGGCTTTCAGGACATCTAACAACTGTGGTTTAGGAACTGGAGTCTCCTTGGACTTCACTATCTCCCTGGCCTCTTTGGCTCTTGACGGAATCCCTAAATGTCCAACATCTTTTCCCTAAAGTAGAGACTCCCAGAAGATGCTCCCCTCTGTTGTGAGCCCTCCAGccttctcttctctgtcctcTGCCTCTGGGCACTGTTCCTCCACAGCTGGAGTCTGTCGGGACACAACTCCACTCTCATCCCTTGGGGCACATCCTGCCCTGGTCTGACTTGTAGTGATTCTGGACTGCCTCTCTTGTCCCCCATATAACCCCACTCTGATACGATTTGTCCATGATGATGTCGTGAGGAGCTAAAATGTCTGTCTGCTCTCCTCCTTGGACTGAGAGCCTGCTGTGAGCCCGCTGGACTCAGAGCCCTCTGGACTTCCTTGCTCACAGCTGAGGGGTCCCAGAAAGGACTATCCAGAGTGGGCACTGAATTTTTTGTGAGCAGCTTGTCTGCGACCTGCCCAAGGGCTTCTTTCAAGGAGCTAAGCAACCTCAGCTTAGCCGTCTCTGAAACATGGGTGGCTGAGAGAGAAAAGTGGACGGAGGAAGGCCATGACTTGGCCTCTATCACCTTAAGTTTTATGGATTCAAAGATCTTGAGAGGTAAGCTCTACCTGTGCCACACTCAAAACCACACCATCCGGGCTTTTAGTGCCTGTGTAGTGCCTGGATCGGGAAGGAAAGCTTCCGAGAGGTATTCAAGCAGTGTTCTGATTCATTCAGGGCGCCCAATTCCCAGTTCCCGAGAGGCTACAGGACTTCCCAGGAGGGGGCGATATATGGTTGGCAACAAGTTATGAACCAAGCACACCTACAGAGCTCTGCCCTGAGACATCTGCCCAACTTCTCCTCCAAGTGAATGTTTAGGCCTTCATGGAGAGAAGAGATTAAGGTTAACCCTTGAGAGTTCTGGGCTGAATAAGCAGAACCTTACTGAATAGACttaatgtttatgtccccccgaaattcatatgttgaaatcctaatccctaatgtgatggtattaggaagtggggagGAGAGTAGTTCATGAAGGTGGAGTGCTCAGGAATGgcattagtgcccttgtaaaagagaccCCTGAGAGCTCCTTTGCCCCTTCTACCATATGAGGACATGGgggcctcaccagaaactgaatctgctagtgccttgatcttggccttcccacccttcagaagtgtgagaaataaatctctgctgtttataagccacccagtctacagtattctgttatagcagcccaaatgacTAAGACACTTCCCTGCAAATATTCCCTGTttgctcctcctccctctgcactGAAGTTGGAAgacaagaagggaaggagggctgAGATCTAACCCTCTCTCCGCTCTAGGCAGATCATTGTTCATGGAGAGTTGTTTGTTCCCCATTGAATTAATGGAGCTCTATGTTACTTcccttttattcatttgtaaagtgggtaAAAAagttcttctattttcttcttttgaaaccATCAAACAAGGGTTTTCTGTGTGGGATTCTCCACTGATTTTCTCCAGTGAGCAGCCCTCTGCTGAGAGGGCACATCCCAGGCAGGGATTGCTCTGGAAGACAGTGTCTGGCTCCACCAGGACCGCGTGGGGCTCTCAGAGGCTCAGCATCGCTATTTAGATCGGCCCCAACATACAGGAGAGGCTTGGGGAACACACGCAAATGGAGGGGACAAATGAACAGGGCATGGACTCTGCTCCCCTTCAGTTATCCTGAACTCTCTTAATAAtccagtccccagcccctccatCAGTCCCACGATTGGGACCTTTGGCCTGTGAGAGTAGACAGAAATCTTAGTCTAgactctttcccctccctctccacaAACGCGATGTTCTCTTCTTTCCTGAGAGTTCCAATCTCAGTTGTCTCTGGACTAACATAACTGGTTTAGAAAAGTGGagagaggaacaagaaaaaaaaaaaagaatctttgctGGGGCTGGTCCTCAGTTTCTCTAGGGTGGGACgaggagggggaaaaagagtGCAAGGCGAACTCATAGCCTTCCCTCCCCATTTCATctaggagatcc is from Lemur catta isolate mLemCat1 chromosome 10, mLemCat1.pri, whole genome shotgun sequence and encodes:
- the TRMO gene encoding tRNA (adenine(37)-N6)-methyltransferase isoform X2, coding for MTSPPMLSSWYLAGNLLTEPIGYLESCFSAKNGTPRQPSICSHSRACLRIRKSIFNNPEHSLMGLEQFSHVWILFVFHKNGHLSCKAKVQPPRLNGAKTGVFSTRSPHRPNAIGLTLAKLEKVEGGAIYLSGIDMIHGTPVLDIKPYIADYDSPQNLMEPLEDVNLQNNQHKPKTVSRSNGKTDSCDQRQLSGLKEPQPHHSSKEKPKCPEDRTSQDNYMKHNDTAKIQQPLPKHREVAVDFGLESKSDQSLSVAEEQTSPNCLEKSSSEEGTDERLQRVEGAAVPQGGSAGTQPVPHCPARTPDGAPRSVVPAWVRKAPVATLEVRFTPHAEMDLGQLSSGGETDVGQAPFKYFQSAEEAKRAIEAVLSADPRSVYRRKLCQDRLFYFTVDIAHVTCWFGDGFAEVLRIKPASEPVQMTEPVESLKPPSCL
- the TRMO gene encoding tRNA (adenine(37)-N6)-methyltransferase isoform X1, with product MRGLEEPGPRPIATPCGCVKPALETGNLLTEPIGYLESCFSAKNGTPRQPSICSHSRACLRIRKSIFNNPEHSLMGLEQFSHVWILFVFHKNGHLSCKAKVQPPRLNGAKTGVFSTRSPHRPNAIGLTLAKLEKVEGGAIYLSGIDMIHGTPVLDIKPYIADYDSPQNLMEPLEDVNLQNNQHKPKTVSRSNGKTDSCDQRQLSGLKEPQPHHSSKEKPKCPEDRTSQDNYMKHNDTAKIQQPLPKHREVAVDFGLESKSDQSLSVAEEQTSPNCLEKSSSEEGTDERLQRVEGAAVPQGGSAGTQPVPHCPARTPDGAPRSVVPAWVRKAPVATLEVRFTPHAEMDLGQLSSGGETDVGQAPFKYFQSAEEAKRAIEAVLSADPRSVYRRKLCQDRLFYFTVDIAHVTCWFGDGFAEVLRIKPASEPVQMTEPVESLKPPSCL